The genomic stretch caagactcagaaaccagaccaagagctgcaaaagcaagagggtttattgaacgaatgcgcattcaggtgtcagcaatatcggggaagctgcacaccccagcaagggttacaggctccttttataggaaaaaaactgcagatcagcatacagacAAGGGGCacaagtgattgattacaaagtatgatctcatgttagagtggtcatccaggtgtgacctgcttttctacaaaggaaaaaccacagaacgtaccctggaaagtccttgattgtctgttggccagccaggtgtgacccaaagagggttgtcttggtgATTGCTcctgtctaaaccataggatgtgtccggggttggggccaacttccttgtcctgagccaaggcctgtgggaaactttttctctctgtgaactaaaatctttcaaaactttttctctcagcaaactaaaatctttcacttccacctctgcctctgccactctgCCTCTCCCTGGGTAAAGTACATTTCAGAAGAAGTTGGCTGGAGAAAAAGGcatacagagaaagacttgctgCTAAGTGCAAAAGAGCCAATCACAACAATGATATGACAGGTACCTCCTGTTCTCTTTAAAGTGCTAAATTGGAAAATAACTTCTGTGAGAAGGATGGAGACCCTAAATATATTTTAGCCAGTCCTTAAATTCTTGGAAGGGCTTCattatgttgttttcttcttcaaagcTCCAAGTCCTAaggaattcttttgttgttgatattttaggttttcttggggggggggtggtggcgGGCAGAGTCTCACAACGTTGTCCAGGCTGTCTGTCCTGGTACTCATATGCTGGTTTGGACCTCATTTGATCTCacttcagtttcccaagtgctgggattatagaagtAAGCCATCAAGGGATTATGAGGAATTCTGCAGAAACAGTAATTATACCTTTGTGTATACTGAGAACAACAACATAGAAGACTCAAAGAGTTAAAAATCCTACAATTGCAAGCAATGGTAGATAACTGGAGTGTAGACTAAAATTCTCACCATccagataaacaaaacaacaaaacaaaacccaccccaGGAAAAGGCCACAGACTTGTCCAAGGCCACACTGATAGTGACATCCATAGTCTCGAGATAATTCAAATTCCACTATTCTGGCCTCAAATCACCATGCAACAGGCACATACCAACTTACTTATTTCTctcgtttgttttttgagacagggtttttctgtattgctttggaggctgtcctggaactcactctgtagaccaggctggcctcgaactcttagacatctgcctgtctctgcctcctgagtgctgggttaaaggtgtgtgccaccaactccggGCTccaatgtatttatttcttattaataGAACATAGAACATAACATagaaaataatgggtttcattataacattttcaaaCATTCACAGTCTTGCCCTTTGCTCATATTCACTGCTTCCCTGCCCCATTATCATCTTTGGCCAGTCCTGAACCTTCTCAcactgttctctttccttcctccaaacagGCTGCTATCAATTTACTCTGTACCAGTACTTGCCAAGAAAGCAGATTTTGTTCTACTCAATCATACCTAAATATGTTACTTTCTCTGCAGTTGTTCCTCAATGTCCACAGTAGTGTATTGGATTAGGAACTGTTTATGGAAGTAAAATCATAACTTTAAGCATGTAAGCATTGCAGCGGATCGGATCAGATGGACAGGGATTTTGGCACTCGGGAGCCAAAAAGTACTGAATCTGGCAGCttagatggaaaggtattctggcactcgggagccaaaGAAAACCACAGACCACAGTAAGCGTAGGGGTTTACAGGCCTGCTTCAGGGAAAGCTTCcccagtgtaacagctctgctctggcaggaGAGGATTTCCCCAGCCAAATTGTTAGTTTGGCTCTGGTCCCCTGGAGTGTAGTGTAATAACTTCCCTATGGGAAGGCTTCCTGGTGATCCCTGGGCTCACTCAGCTGGGCTCACTCAGCTCTGCTCTGGCTCCAGGGAAAAgttgtttcttctctcctctgctccaaAAGttgttccttctcttctctgctccatTGCGGGGAAAGAatgtctcacccaaacctcattcaagagatttatctGGACAGTGATGCTGGCAGAGGACAACTGGACGCCCCAATAGCCAGAAGCTGAAAAGACACggggtttatatagggattcttaggggGAAGAGTTtgtccagggagatttccagggtggggattggtcagatttcaattcCCTAGTTTAGGATGGCTAGATCTCCttctcagggattggttggttttctgctcaaGTTCAGGGTCacatttggctctggtttcaggaccaaaatgtgtttctttcactggtcctttttacccctttggctctagttttagggccaggcTGTATTTCTTTTACTGGCTCTGAATCCAGGGACAAAAcatgtttctttggcactggtttcagggtcagggtgcatttttttggttctggttgcagggccaatgtgtgtttctttggctctgcttaGGGCATGTTTCGTTGGCTGGCCCCTTTTCCCTACAAAGCATATTACCAGGAAAGTACAGTAATAGAGTACAATTCCTCTATGGACCGCCAAGGGGCgcaaagtaattttttttctccttgcagTCCAGACACACTGGTTGTTGTCAGGGACAGAAGAcgcacaacccccccccccccccccggaaatgAGCAGAACCTAGAAGCTGAACACTAGTTGTTCTGGTAAGGCTGCTTTGTGAAAAGAACACTTCCGGCGCCGAATGCGGCCTGTAATGCTGCACGTGGGACACATGTCCGACGTTCTAATTGGCCACCCTGACGCTGAGAGGCGGGCTTGCGTCGGGGTCGTGCTCTCCCATTGGCTGATGAGGTGGCTGCCGCTTGAATCCCGGGTTACACGTTAACGGGGAAAGTGTTGGAAGCGCGCGACTCACGGCATTCTTCAGTTCTGGTGGAATTCCAGGACTAGACCTGGTCTTGGTCCCCAGGGGATGGAGCGCGTGTGGCGAGCCTGGGATGGGCAGTCCTTCAAAGAGGATCAGCCTGAGCCGCCGAGTCCTGAGGGTATCGTGGTCTCCTGGCTCAGCAGAGCTGAGTGGGATCAAGTGACGGTTTATCTGTTCTGTGATGATCTGAAATTGCAGCAATACGCGCTGAACCGTATTACAGTGTGGAGGAGCAGGTAAGGCggcggtggcggcggcggcggggtCAGCCCTCTTGCCTGGCTGCTGGCGGTGCCTCACTCCTTCCTTGGTTGAGTTCCCCAACAGCTATATTTTCTAAAGCCTTCCCTTGAAATTGCCTTAGGGTATGTACCTCTCTCCCAAATGCCTGCGGGGAAAGTTGCAGCCAAGCTCTTGTACTCATCCCGTGGGTGAAAAATGGGTTGTACGtcccagtaatttttttttttttgtatctatgaGGTTTAAGCTTTACATGCCAAGTAGAGGGGACCTGAGCCAGGACTAAAAGAGTACGTTGACATGCTAGGGGTGGTTTTCTGATTCCAATTAGGGATTGGACTGTGGCCCTTTAGGTTAGACGAAGGATTGAGGTGGCTGTTCAGTTCAATTTGGGGGTGCGTGGGTATCGAGATTTGGGACTTCTCTAGTTAAATAGTTTGAGGGGGAGAGAATGAACTGTGTCCACACAACTGTTGGTGAATGTAGCAGTTAAGATACCCTGTGTATCCCAGACAGCTTCTCACTTCCTTTATTAATGTTGGCTCTCGGGGACTTTACCTGTCTTTCCCAGTGTTTTGTATCTACCACGCACTTTTCAGTATGTAATGGGAGTATAGTGCAACAACCAAGATTCTGTGGTAGAGGGTGGAACAATGTAAGGACTTTTATGATGGTGCTGGACTGTGGCCCTTTAGGTTAGGCAACGAACTGCCCCTGGCAGTGGCTTCTACTGCTGACCTGATACGATGTAAGCTCATGGATGTAGCTGGTGGCTTGGGCACTGATGAACTTAGACTGCTCTATGGCATGGCATTGGTCAGGTAAGACCTTCATGGGGTAAGACTGGGAGACGGGGTGGCTTTGGGGACTGGAGGTGGGTAAACATGGATGAAAAAGCTTGGCTTCAGGTGCTACCTGAAACTTTAAAAATCCCTGGGTGGGTCTTTGTGTGTGAATCAACTTGGAATTGTTTATTTAGGCCCATGACAATGCCTTGTTCACAACTATGCCTTGTTCACACAATCTTTTCCTTCGTTTCAGAAAGccttctctcttttggttttccttctcttctgggATACGTGTAGGTCTGTGAGGGGATGGAAAATTCAGACCGTGTGGGGTATTCAGATCCAAGTGTAGGGCTGTTAGGGGGTGTGAAATTCAGAACATGTGAGGTATTTATATCCAACCCAGCTTTGACAATCTGATTCCCCCCCCCTTATTAACTTCTCACCAAGAACTGTTTTGAcggggtttcattatgtagcccctATTGGTCTGCAACTTTCTACTCCAGGGTGATCCTCTTGCTCTGTCTCCCTCCTGCTAGAATTGCAGAATTCTGCCATTGTTCCCAGTTCAGAGAAATTTTTCTGAGTGGTTCATTGCTGTAATTTATTGTGGATTGTCCAACCATCTCACCATAGCCCACCCACCAACACACATATAGATGGGGGTAGAGTGGGTTCCTTGAActaccttttttccttttctcttccctctgaaAGCTGAACGGTTGCTGAATTGTGGAAGAAAGGACACAGGCTGGGAGTTTCCGGTTTAACTGAATCACAGTGGttctgacaatttcatacattgtTGGGGGAGGATTACCACTGAGTTTTCTCATATTTCAAAGCCTTATATAGTTCCATTCTCTGTCTTGATGTCTTCCACTTTAtcctctgtttctgtcatttatcTGTTCTCCCCATGTTGTTTGATGTAGTCATTTGTTCTAACATTTATAGCATATTGTGTTCTAGCATAATATGTCATAATTATTCCAGACCAAATTTGCCAAGACCAGAACAGTGTTTTATATATCTGTATTGTTTCAGTACATAGCATAGTACTCAATAAATGTTGGAGTGGATGGAAATGTCCTTTGACTGGCTGACACCAATCATAAGAATAGACCAGTTAGCAAAAAAAGATTGTAGAAATATAAGGTGTCAGTAACTTCACAAGGGATTTTGGGTAAAACAGTTTTATTGTATTATGTCACTTATTTCTTTCCCAACCCAGGTTTGTGAATCTTATCTCAGAGAGGAAGACCAAATGTTCTAACCTCCCCCTCAAGTACCTGGCTCAGGAGGTATGTGTGATAAAATGTCatttcacatttcctttttctagGAGGCCTTCTTAAATAGGTCATGGGGTAATGTATGCATACAGATTAATCTCATCACTATCAGGTAGACCCAGTAGGAGCATCTGATCCTTAGCTTTCAACTTTTGTGTTGTTGCTAACATGTGAAATAATGTGTTCCACTGCAGCATTCATACATATATTGTGAAACTTTCTTATATgtccctctctgctttcctctgctgTTCCCCCTCTTCTCATATAATCCTTCCATTTGCTTGTATGTCACATTCCATTAGCCTCGCATGTTCTCCTTGTCCTTCTCATTagatcctttctccctcccccacagccTGCTTTTTATAGATAATCCCTAAACAATACACACAGGTATATAAATTCAAATCTAGATTCTGCATATGCGAAAACTTGTGAAATAGTTGATTTTCTgatctgagtctggcttattttgtttgcttCACATACTGATCTCCAGTTTCCTCTGTTTTCCTGAAGATCTcatactttcacttttctttatagctgagtaaaatttcattctgtatatgttccatgctgttttcatgtatgtgttgATAGACCTATGGGCTCATTATATATTGCACTTATTGTGAATCAGGGTAGCAGTAAATGTGGATATGTAAGTATTTCTGTGGTATGTTGATTTAGAATCTCTGGGtttatgcccaggagtggtataggtGGATCAtatgataattttaattttagctatTTAGGAACCTCTATATTGATTCTTTAGTGGCCATGCCAGTTTACACTCCTGCCAGCAGTGAATTTGGGTATTCATTTcccctcatcctctccagcatgtactgttgcttgttttcttaatgatagcAATTCTGACTGGGTTGAGATCAAATCTTGAAAAAGTTTGATTTATAATTCCTTAAGTGCTAAGGCTGTTAGAcagtatttcaaatatttattgagcatgcaCATTTCTTTGAGACCTGTACATTAGTACATTTATTGGTTGGATAATGTTCAATTTTGGGGATTCTTTATAGATATTAATGCTTATATGATATATTcttggcaaagattttctcccattttctAAGCTGTGCTAGATCTTTGTTGTGTTATTTTCTTTGACATGCAGAAACTTTTAAGTGTCATGCAATCCCACTTGTTGAATTTTAGGATTAGTGCTGTTGGAGTCCTTACCAGAAAGTTTGTAACTTGATTGAATGTCCAGTTTTAAAGGAGCAGATTGCTGCCATGTTTCTAATCACTTGCTCTTCAGTGGGCATGGCAAGCTCTGCTTGTTTGGAGGGGCCCAGTGAAAGTGAGGAGACTGACTATAACACTGCGTAGGGACACCAAAGATGGTAGTAGTCAAAATGCCTGCCCTCCAGGAGCTGACAATCTGAGGAAAGAAACAGCTCAGCCAAGTAGCAAGAAAATGCCAGGTATTTCTGGCTCCAGTGAGTATGTTAGTTGTGTAGGGGCTTTGAGGGTGGGTGTGTTCTCAGCAATGAAAAAAAACTTCCCGGAGCTCTTGTGGGAGGCAAGGAAGGATAAAAGTACCTAAAAGAAGGAAAGGGCAAAGGGAAGCTGAGAAGGTAATTACTAACGCTCATTCACAGAAATCTTTTGAAGGAGAGTGGGTGGAGGTagttacattttcttattttagcaCTACTTCCAAtgaacagtaaaataaaatcagaaacccTGCATTTTAATAATGATTATCAGTAAGACTGGAGTCTTCACTGGGGAAGGATAGTCAGGGTGATTCATCCCTGAATTTCTGCAAGCTttattattttcccatttctaaCTAAACTCATGCTCCACCCCTAATCAGGTGAACATTCCAGACTGGATTGTTGAGCTTCGCCACAAGTTGACCCACAAAAAAATGCCTCATATAAATGACTGCCGCAGAGGTGAGTGTCAGTGGGTGTGATACCTATCACAGTTAAGCTCACGGGCCTGGGCAGGATGGCATTTTGGGGAAGGGGGACAGAACAGATCAGACAGTATCAGAACTTGGGTGAAATATATTGTAGACTCATTTTGGCTACAGTATGAGGGACTTTCATAAGCTTAGTGAGCACAGTGTATAGTATTTTCATATGGGAAAATCCATGTGGGAAGTATGAAAAATGAAACCAGGATTAGTATTAACTTTTTTCATATTTCAGTCTGGCTTGCCAGTGTACTGTTCACTGTTTTGgtccttttttaaatttcagagttatttttgtttatgtacatgcctgtgtgtttgcttttggtCTCTGGGtagctgtggaggccaggagaggttgCTGGGGCCCCTGAAACTAGGGTTATAGGCTGTCGTGAGCCAACTTCTCTGGGCActgggatctgaacctgggttctctgtagGTGCAGCAATTGCTCTTAGCTGATGAACCGTCTCTGTAGCCccctttttgatattttaattatagggtatttttttcctcttaaattttgcTATGTGGGTTTGAAGGGGTGGGTTGAGAGGTGTAAACCATAGTGTCTTGAACTCAGGCATTCTTTTTATATTCATTCCAACTTGATTAAAAATCCCTGATTTtgggggcattggtggtgcacgcctttaatcccagcactcgggaggcagaggcaggcggatctctgtgagttcaaggccagcctggtctctagagcgagtgccaggataggctccaaagctacacagagaaaccctgtctcaaaaaaccaaaaaaaaaaaatccctgattTTATTTCCTGTTGTATTCAGACTACTGAGATCTAGAAAAGGAAAGCAACTTGGCTAAGGCCATGTAAGTATCTGGTGTAGCTAGGTTTCAGTTCCCCGTTAACCACCCCTTGCTTTACTTGGCACCCATGTCTAAGGCCACTATTATTTTCCCCCCGGGAAAGATACTAGTGAGCAGGAGAATACAAAAAACAGGCTAAAGGAGAGGCTATAAATGGCTGTTTGAGATTTGAACCCTGGAGTCATGTCTCTTCCTTAGAATTTCTCACTTATACATACAGAATGAGAGTAGAGGTCCAGAGAGCTGGGGACCTGCTAGTTACTTGCCCATAATTGGTCCTGTGGCATATCTTTCTCCATACCCCCACTTCTTCTAGGTTGCTACTTTGTCCTGGGTTGGCTCCAGAAGACATACTGGAGCCGTCAACTGGAGGACAGCCTGAAAGACACGTGGGAGTTGGAAGAGGACCTGATAGAGATAGAAGAACAACAAGAAGAGGAAGGTGAAATTATTGTTGATGATGTAATGGAAGAGAATCCAGAGCCTCAGGATGATGATAAAGATGATGAGTTGGCTGTCGAGGATGATGCAAACGATAAAGACAATAAAGAGGCGGCTTCTCATCCAGAACCAAGTCCAAGACATAAGGAGTTGTATGGTAGGTACTCGTGTGGGCACAGAGGGGCCCATGTACCTGGAGCACTCAAGCTTGAGGTCAGTACTACTTATTTCCTTGACAGAACATTTTCTGTGGGCTGTGGTACGTTCCGGCATGAAAAGTTACAAACTCTCTTCCTGGGATAGTTTCCATGGTGTAATGGTTATTGCATTTGCCCCATCATTTTTCTAGAGTTATGTGAAGTAAGTGGGGAAGGGATTTTAGTTCTCAATTTACAGCTCAAGAAATGAGGTACAAGAGGCTCAGACTCCCAGAGGGACTGGGATGCTGGGATTCCTTCCCtaacttttttttcattctgttttcagAAAAAGCACGGGAATTGCTGGTAGCATATGAAGAGGAGCAGTTTAAGGTGAGTGTCCTGTATGTGACATGCTGTTACCTGCCCCAGTCATTTCTTCCCTCTCGCCAGCTACCTGAGAGAAATCTTGAGAAAGAATTTCAAAGTGGCAAAGCATGAGGGAACTTCTCAGAGAATTTGGAAGAAAAGTGGCAAAGCTTGAAGGTACTCCTTGAAGGGGGTGGGAACTAGGAAGGAGACAAGCAGAGTCTGATCGGACCATCCTGTGAACTGGTGGAAGGGAGCAAGCAGATAATGAAATTGGACTCTTCTCTGGTCCAGAGAACTGGGAATGGGCTGCATTTGTAGAACTCTGTGATTCTCAAGATGACCAGCAGGTGGGGCCTATGAGCCTCCCTATATCAGATGAGACTTAGGGTACTTTTTATGAAAAGGCCAAGAAACCACATACTTCATTCTCGGTTTTTCACAGACAAATTGAAACCTTAGATGAGGGAAGGGACAGAGTCCGGGTTATATACACAGTTAATAATGGAAGTAGGATAAGAACCTGGGTCTCAACAATTCTCTTGCTCCCATaactcttttcttccatttgttcctTACCCGTTGGCCCCCAAATCTCTGCTCATCTCAAACCATATCCTCCTATTTGACACCTCGTATTAGAGTAGCTGATGATTGGGAGCCACAGAGGATTTGGAGGGGCTagagtgggagaaagagaaaagctagTCATCTTTAGTTGCTGGGCCAATAAAGGAGTTGTGGGCCCATCTGGCATGCTTTGTCCTGTTCCCTTAAGGGCAGTGCCAAGGTACTATGAGAAGGGATCCTGGAGGAGTTTGGGGTAGGTTTCTTGGCAGAGCCACACTTCTGATTGACTTTTTTTCTGTCAGGTGCTGGAGAAATATAGGCATTTACCTCAAGCTGTTAAGGTGTGGAATAACCTTTCCCCGTGTGTACAGTGTATCCTGGAAGAACTCAAGAGCATTACATGGGAAAACAGGTTTGTAACTTGGTAACTCTGGGTTACCTGCTCTCTAGGGTAGAGGATAAAAGCCTCGTTGAAATTGGTTTCCAAGTCATACCTGGTGAtgtagacctgtaatcccagttacttgggaggttgaggtaaACAGATTTCAAATTCACAGCCtagctacagaatgagatcaaagccagtctgggcaatttagtgagaccatGTGTCAAAATAATAGTTgaggagataaaaagaaaagtggctggggatatagctcagtggtatcATGCTTGTCTAGTATGCACAATGCCCTGAATTCAGTTCTTAGGACCAGAAAGAGAAAGTGGTTGTCATATTCTAGGTAATTGCTCTGTTGTAGGAACTCCTAGAGGTCACTTTCCTCCTTCTGTATGGTACTGTCTTCTGTATGGTCTGCCTCCAACCCTGCCAGCTACCTTGTTACCTACTGTGAGTTACTAGAACAGCCAGAGTTAGGAATGCCTATAGTCATGCCTTCCCTGGCAACCTTTTTCCTTTGTCACATGGAATGGATCAGTCTTGGCAAATAGAACAAGGCTTTGATATCTAGCACCTCACTACCTAGTTTTGGGATAATGCTAGTCTGTTCTTTCAAAAAGCTGGTGGAAGATGTCAATATCTCTTGGGTAGTCATGCCTACGCAGACAGAGGAAAGGCCTTTTCAGTGCATGGGTGCTAAAGGCTAAGTTCCCTCCTTTTCCAGTATGGCTGTGTGTTGCCCTGCCCAAAAACAATCCTCAATTTAACTAGAGTAGGCAAAAATGTTGCTCTTAAGTATTCCGCCTAAATTCAGTTTGAAAGGGCTCTGGAGGACTTACTACCAACAGCCTGTGGAGGAAGGCTCAGAGTGtcgtgtggctcagtggtagagcagttgCCTAGTATGCACGAAGCTTTGGGTTTGGTCTACAGtgccaaaaggaaagaaagaaaaagcaaaacataaaaaaactaTGGAGCTAGTTCTGGCCCTTCAGTGAAGGAAAGTTAAAAGATATCTAAGATGcagagttgaaaaaaaaattgtactagATCTGATAGAGGTGAGTTTGGATGGAAGCTTGTCATGTAAGCTGAGACTACTCTTGttgtcttgtctttattcccAGGAGACTAGTTCCAAAGGTGATGATGCTGTTAGAggtgacttgtttgtttgttttggcttattttgagacaagctttcccTGTAGAGCTctggcaggcctcaaactcactatgtagaccaggctgtcttggaactcagatttacctgcctgtgcttcccaagtactctgattaaatgtgtgtaccccaccatgctcccaaagGCACTTTACTAGAGTTTGCCCTTGCTAGACTTCTTGGCTCTACCTTTCAGCAAAAGTAGGGGCAGCTTCCCCAGCAGTTGTGCCCTACATAACAGTATCTGCTTTTTGTGCTGAGCTGAAGTTCTAGGCCACTCACCTGAGGAAATGAGGGATAGTTGGAAGGACAATTATTTTCTCACATTTGGTCTGATGGATAGAAGGAGCTGACTGTGTTGTCAGCCCTCAAGATATTAGGACATTGTGAAAGCTTATTGACTCCTTCTAGACCTAGTCAGCTAGGAGAGGCTCTTAGCAAGCCAATAGCTGTAGAGAATTCAGTTGCTGGTTTAGATTTGAGCTAGATGAAGCTGAGAAATCTCTCATAATGCTGGTGTTTTCAACCCCTCTAACTTTGATCTGGGTTCTCAGTACAAAATCCTGGCTCATATTTGGACTAGCAGTTAAATACCTAACATTTAAACTTCTGGAATCTAAAAGAAGGTAGCCAGTAGGAACAGAATGTgtagaagacagagaaacaggcaAGAGAAACTAAAATATTGTAGGAACTGAGGTCTAACCTGGTCATTTAATTTCTTCTGTCACTGAgacttttcttctgtgatttgaGTTAGTCAGTCACCAGTGCTCTCATTTATAGGCCTTACATTCCCATATGCTTGGTACACGAGTGGTCAAAGCCCACTGATTCTAGACTCTGGCTCAGTCCCTCCCCAAGGAGCCTGAAGCCTAATAGCTATTGTCATCTGCTTAGTCTCTCCCACTGGTACTCTGGCCATTTGAATCAGAGACATTAGCTATTTTGGAAATGTTGCAGAAATCGGTGAGTCTTCTTTCAGCTTGCATTCTAGtgtatagttttgttttattttgtttttttgtcttcttgGTGCTGGGAGTCAGGCCCTGGCCCTTATGCACACTATGTTAAGTATTGTACCATTGAGCCATAACCAATGGTACAAGCCCCTTAAGTCATTTCAACTTTAAATAACCAGTGAATGAATCCAGCATATTTGCAAAGGTcatctttttccccctttgagacTCATTTTGGCTATGTTACCCAGGGTGGTTCTTGCTTTTGCCTTGGCCTCCTTTGTCTCTGA from Cricetulus griseus strain 17A/GY chromosome X, alternate assembly CriGri-PICRH-1.0, whole genome shotgun sequence encodes the following:
- the Las1l gene encoding ribosomal biogenesis protein LAS1L isoform X4, translated to MERVWRAWDGQSFKEDQPEPPSPEGIVVSWLSRAEWDQVTVYLFCDDLKLQQYALNRITVWRSRLGNELPLAVASTADLIRCKLMDVAGGLGTDELRLLYGMALVRFVNLISERKTKCSNLPLKYLAQEVNIPDWIVELRHKLTHKKMPHINDCRRGCYFVLGWLQKTYWSRQLEDSLKDTWELEEDLIEIEEQQEEEGEIIVDDVMEENPEPQDDDKDDELAVEDDANDKDNKEAASHPEPSPRHKELYEKARELLVAYEEEQFKVLEKYRHLPQAVKVWNNLSPCVQCILEELKSITWENRNAVLDAFLDDGFLIPTFEQLAALQIEYEDGQTEVKKGEVTEPNSHKNIDLNDVLVPKPFSQFWQPLLRGLHSQTFTQALLERMFSEMSTLGNRGIRPTYILRWTVELIVANTKTGRNARRFSASQWEARKSWRLFNCSASLDWPQVVESCLGSPCWASPQLLQLACRVEAAGLGEVWTTEIFSQPKHIRGMRHMPAVTAAHLESSKPWGRSCQMGSRRSCCVSVPSILRVERMMQQRQAQLPLPLGKIHTHWIPYIRT